Proteins from one Xenopus tropicalis strain Nigerian chromosome 1, UCB_Xtro_10.0, whole genome shotgun sequence genomic window:
- the LOC100486206 gene encoding dihydrofolate reductase: protein MRNPFLHAVVAVCPPNQGIGKEGSLPWPLLRNEFKHFQRLTMTPTVEDKKNVVIMGRKTWFSIPEKNRPLKERINIVLSKELKEPPTGAHYLSKSLAEAIDLLEDPELKDKVDLVWVIGGSSLYQELMEKPVNQRWFVTRILQEFECDTYLPEIDLNSFRLLPEYPGISPELQEENGVQYKFEVYEKIV from the exons ATGAGGAATCCCTTCCTTCACGCCGTAGTCGCTGTGTGCCCTCCCAACCAGGGCATTGGCAAAGAGGGATCCCTGCCATGGCCTCTCCTCAG GAATGAATTCAAACATTTCCAGCGGCTCACCATGACACCCACTGTTGAAG ATAAGAAGAATGTAGTAATAATGGGCAGAAAAACATGGTTTTCTATCCCAGAGAAGAACAGACCTTTGAAGGAAAGAATTAATATTGTATTAAGCAAAGAGCTTAA GGAACCACCCACTGGGGCTCACTATCTTTCAAAAAGTTTGGCTGAAGCTATAGATCTGTTGGAAGATCCTGAATTAAAAGACAAAGTAGACCTTGTTTGGGTTATTGGTGGCAGTTCGCTCTACCAG gaGTTAATGGAAAAGCCAGTTAATCAAAGGTGGTTTGTAACCAGAATATTGCAGGAGTTTGAGTGTGATACGTATTTACCCGAAATTGATTTGAATTCGTTCAGACTGCTTCCTGa aTACCCCGGAATATCCCCAGAACTTCAAGAAGAAAATGGTGTTCAGTATAAGTTTGAAGTCtatgaaaaaattgtatga